A section of the Jannaschia sp. S6380 genome encodes:
- a CDS encoding NADPH:quinone oxidoreductase family protein, producing MQAYQVTGPGAAVLRHDVPVPVPGTGEVGLRIEGCGLNFADLLMIEGRYQDTPATPFVPGLEVCGTITALGPGVDGPAIGTRVAVFGGQGGLAEHGCFPADRVVPVPTGMSADIAAGFLVAWSTSHLALFHRARLRAGERVVVLGAAGGVGLTAVELAANAGAEVVAVARGAAKLDVARDHGARHLIDADAMDLRDRLRALGGADVVYDAVGGAAARAAFRALNPGGRHIVIGFASGDVPEFPANHLMVKNVDLIGVYWGGYMRFDPRPVRDSIATLFDMYDRDVIRPHVSHVLPLSEVEQALDLIRSRRSTGKVVVTP from the coding sequence ATGCAAGCCTACCAGGTCACCGGCCCCGGAGCCGCCGTGCTTCGCCATGACGTTCCGGTACCCGTTCCGGGGACGGGCGAGGTCGGCCTGCGCATCGAGGGGTGCGGCCTCAACTTCGCGGACCTTCTGATGATCGAGGGGCGATATCAGGATACGCCTGCCACCCCGTTCGTTCCGGGGCTGGAGGTCTGCGGAACGATCACTGCCCTCGGCCCGGGGGTGGATGGTCCCGCCATCGGCACGCGCGTCGCGGTCTTCGGCGGCCAGGGCGGCCTGGCGGAGCATGGCTGCTTTCCCGCCGATCGCGTCGTGCCGGTGCCGACGGGTATGTCGGCCGACATCGCGGCCGGCTTTCTGGTCGCCTGGTCGACCAGCCACCTGGCGCTGTTCCACCGCGCCCGCCTGCGCGCGGGCGAGCGTGTCGTCGTACTGGGTGCGGCCGGCGGGGTCGGCCTGACGGCGGTGGAACTCGCGGCGAATGCGGGCGCCGAGGTGGTCGCCGTGGCCCGTGGCGCAGCCAAGCTGGACGTGGCGCGCGATCACGGGGCCCGGCACCTGATCGACGCGGACGCCATGGACCTTCGCGATCGCCTGCGCGCATTGGGGGGCGCGGATGTGGTCTATGACGCGGTGGGCGGGGCCGCCGCCCGCGCGGCGTTCCGCGCCCTGAACCCCGGCGGGCGCCATATCGTGATCGGCTTCGCCAGCGGTGACGTGCCGGAATTTCCGGCCAATCACCTGATGGTCAAGAACGTGGACCTGATCGGCGTGTATTGGGGCGGCTACATGCGCTTCGACCCGCGCCCGGTGCGCGACAGCATCGCCACGCTGTTCGACATGTACGACCGCGACGTGATCCGCCCCCATGTCAGCCACGTCCTGCCCTTGTCGGAGGTGGAGCAGGCGTTGGACCTCATCCGTTCGCGGCGATCGACAGGGAAGGTTGTCGTGACGCCCTGA
- a CDS encoding LysR family transcriptional regulator, with amino-acid sequence MARNLDLTALRAFATVAATGGVTRAAALLHLTQSAVSMQVKRLEEALDVRLFDRTGRGVVLTQDGEKVLAYARRLLTLNDELLDRMQDDAPEGEIRLGVPHDIVPRAIPSVLRAFAAEFPRIRITLISSVTARLHEMFAEGECDVMLATESNPGPGGEELVRLPLVWVGAEDGRAWRRRPLKLAFERACVFRTHAQAALDRADIPWEVAITAESSRAIDASVSADLACHVVIDGFDTAELVPIPHGGALPEIGDVAINLYSAPGPRDPARDRLLEAIRDAYRGIRASRQPSLSIAANG; translated from the coding sequence ATGGCCCGGAACCTTGATCTCACGGCCCTCAGGGCCTTCGCGACGGTCGCCGCGACGGGCGGCGTGACGCGCGCGGCGGCCCTGTTGCACCTGACGCAGTCGGCCGTCTCCATGCAGGTCAAGCGGCTGGAGGAAGCGTTGGACGTCCGCCTGTTCGACCGGACCGGCCGGGGCGTCGTGTTGACGCAGGACGGCGAAAAGGTCCTGGCCTACGCGCGACGCCTGCTGACGCTGAACGACGAATTGCTGGACCGGATGCAGGATGACGCGCCGGAGGGAGAGATCCGGCTGGGGGTTCCGCATGACATCGTGCCCCGTGCGATCCCTTCAGTCCTTCGGGCCTTCGCGGCCGAATTCCCGCGCATCCGGATCACCCTGATCTCCAGCGTGACGGCGCGGCTGCATGAGATGTTCGCGGAAGGCGAGTGCGACGTCATGCTGGCCACCGAGAGCAACCCCGGACCGGGTGGCGAGGAACTGGTGCGTTTGCCGCTGGTCTGGGTCGGTGCGGAGGATGGACGGGCCTGGCGCCGCCGTCCGCTGAAGCTGGCCTTCGAGAGGGCCTGCGTCTTTCGGACGCACGCGCAGGCGGCGCTCGACCGCGCGGACATCCCCTGGGAGGTGGCGATCACGGCCGAATCGAGCCGTGCCATCGATGCGAGCGTCAGCGCCGACCTGGCCTGCCACGTCGTCATCGACGGCTTCGACACGGCCGAGCTGGTGCCCATCCCCCATGGCGGCGCATTGCCCGAGATCGGCGACGTCGCGATCAATCTCTACTCGGCACCGGGCCCGCGCGACCCCGCGCGCGACCGCCTGCTGGAGGCGATCCGCGATGCCTATCGCGGCATCAGGGCGTCACGACAACCTTCCCTGTCGATCGCCGCGAACGGATGA
- a CDS encoding Bax inhibitor-1/YccA family protein has product MAQLDALRTGVSGARAAEIDQGLRAHMNKVYGTMSVGMLITFAAAWALSGLAVTSDPTGATAQISADRYLTDLGYALYASPLKWVVMFAPLAFVFGFSAMINKMSAATAQLVFYAFAAVMGISISSIFLVFTGTSIAQTFLVTSIAFAGLSLWGYTTKKDLSAMGTFLIMGVIGLIVAMVVNLFIQSGPLGMAISALGVLIFAGLTAYDTQQIKTEYIAHAVHGDQEWLGKSAIMGALRLYLDFINMFMFLLQFMGNRE; this is encoded by the coding sequence ATGGCACAACTCGACGCCTTGCGGACCGGTGTATCCGGCGCCCGCGCCGCGGAGATCGATCAGGGTCTTCGCGCCCACATGAACAAGGTCTACGGCACGATGTCCGTAGGCATGCTGATCACCTTCGCCGCCGCCTGGGCCCTGTCGGGGCTGGCCGTCACCAGCGATCCGACCGGCGCGACGGCCCAGATCTCGGCCGATCGCTACCTGACCGACCTCGGCTACGCGCTCTATGCCTCGCCGCTGAAATGGGTCGTGATGTTCGCGCCGCTGGCCTTCGTGTTCGGCTTCTCGGCCATGATCAACAAGATGTCGGCCGCGACCGCGCAGCTCGTGTTCTACGCGTTCGCCGCCGTGATGGGCATCTCGATCAGCTCGATCTTCCTGGTCTTCACCGGCACCTCGATCGCGCAGACGTTCCTCGTGACGTCGATCGCCTTCGCGGGCCTGTCGCTCTGGGGCTACACGACCAAGAAGGACCTGTCCGCCATGGGCACGTTCCTTATCATGGGCGTGATCGGCCTGATCGTCGCGATGGTCGTGAACCTGTTCATCCAGTCCGGCCCGCTCGGCATGGCGATCTCGGCGCTCGGCGTGCTGATCTTCGCGGGCCTGACGGCCTACGACACGCAACAGATCAAGACCGAGTACATCGCACACGCGGTGCATGGTGATCAGGAGTGGCTCGGAAAGTCCGCGATCATGGGCGCGCTGCGGCTGTATCTCGACTTCATCAACATGTTCATGTTCCTGCTTCAGTTCATGGGCAACCGCGAATAA
- a CDS encoding VOC family protein yields MKIDYIEFTSPELDRTQAFFARTFGWEFVEYGPDYRDIQGAGTGGGIERGALRPPLIVLRTEDLEAARDKVRAAGAEITADIFDFPGGRRFQFREPGGTEMAVWAEA; encoded by the coding sequence ATGAAGATCGACTACATCGAATTCACCTCGCCCGAGCTGGATCGGACGCAAGCGTTCTTCGCCCGGACCTTCGGATGGGAGTTCGTCGAATACGGCCCCGACTATCGCGACATCCAGGGCGCAGGCACCGGCGGCGGCATCGAACGCGGCGCCCTGCGCCCGCCGCTGATCGTCCTGCGGACCGAAGACCTTGAAGCCGCTCGCGACAAGGTCCGCGCCGCCGGGGCCGAGATCACGGCCGACATCTTCGACTTTCCCGGCGGCCGCCGCTTCCAGTTCCGCGAACCCGGTGGCACCGAGATGGCCGTCTGGGCCGAGGCCTAA
- the rodA gene encoding rod shape-determining protein RodA — protein sequence MSFLEYNVARTPAGLGKVLAMNWALVLLITAVASLGFLVLYSVAGGDWKWAEPQMQRFVLGLGVMFTVAMIPIWFWRNISALLYAMTLVLLLGVEFIGDTRGGAQRWIDLGFMRLQPSELMKVTLVMMLAAYYDWLPATKVSRPQWVILPVLITLVPTFLVLTQPDLGTSILLITGGGAVMFLAGVHWAYFATVIAAGVGLVTAVLKSRGTDWQLIKDYQYRRIDTFLDPESDPLGAGYHITQSKIALGSGGWTGKGYMQGTQARLNFLPEKHTDFIFTTLAEEFGLIGGLSLLTLYMLIIAFCVVSALRMKDRFSSLVTLGIAVAFFLFFAVNMSMVMGMAPVVGVPLPLVSYGGSAMIVLLLAFGIVQSAHVHRPRAQGEGRLLRR from the coding sequence GTGAGCTTTCTGGAGTACAACGTCGCGCGCACCCCGGCGGGGTTGGGCAAGGTGCTGGCGATGAACTGGGCGCTGGTCCTGCTCATCACGGCGGTCGCGTCGCTGGGGTTTCTCGTTCTCTACTCGGTGGCGGGCGGTGATTGGAAATGGGCCGAACCGCAGATGCAGCGCTTCGTGCTGGGCCTGGGCGTGATGTTCACCGTCGCGATGATCCCGATCTGGTTCTGGCGCAACATCTCCGCGCTTCTCTATGCGATGACGCTGGTGCTGCTGCTGGGGGTCGAGTTCATCGGTGACACCCGCGGCGGGGCGCAACGTTGGATCGACCTCGGCTTCATGCGCCTGCAGCCGAGCGAGTTGATGAAGGTCACCCTGGTGATGATGCTGGCGGCCTATTACGACTGGCTGCCCGCGACCAAGGTCAGCCGGCCGCAATGGGTCATCCTGCCGGTGCTGATTACCCTGGTGCCGACGTTCCTGGTGCTTACGCAGCCCGATCTGGGCACGTCGATCCTGCTGATCACCGGGGGCGGGGCGGTGATGTTCCTGGCCGGGGTGCACTGGGCCTATTTCGCGACGGTGATTGCGGCGGGCGTGGGGCTGGTGACGGCGGTGCTGAAATCGCGCGGGACGGATTGGCAGCTGATCAAGGACTACCAGTATCGGCGTATCGACACTTTCCTGGATCCGGAATCCGACCCGCTCGGGGCGGGGTATCACATCACCCAGTCGAAGATCGCGCTGGGTTCGGGGGGCTGGACCGGCAAGGGATACATGCAGGGCACGCAGGCGCGCCTGAACTTCCTGCCCGAGAAGCATACCGATTTCATCTTCACCACGCTGGCCGAGGAGTTCGGGCTGATCGGGGGGCTGTCGCTCCTGACGCTCTACATGCTCATCATCGCGTTCTGCGTGGTCTCGGCCCTGCGAATGAAGGACCGGTTCTCGTCGCTGGTGACGCTCGGCATCGCGGTGGCGTTCTTCCTGTTCTTCGCCGTCAACATGTCGATGGTGATGGGCATGGCCCCGGTCGTGGGCGTTCCGCTCCCGCTGGTCAGTTATGGCGGGTCGGCGATGATCGTGCTGCTGCTTGCCTTCGGCATCGTGCAGAGCGCGCATGTCCATCGCCCCCGTGCCCAGGGCGAGGGGCGCCTGCTGCGGCGCTAG
- the mrdA gene encoding penicillin-binding protein 2, with the protein MKRNAQDMTLSSRRITRRALVMGGAQLGFGALLFGRMRHLQVDQADEFLLLAEENRIKVRLIAPARGVIYDRNGVALAGNEQIYRVSMIREDADDVDQVITNLRGLVRLDEEVLQRALREMDRRPHQSVTLADRLSWEDLSTIAVNVPALPGITPEVGLSRVYPLGRDYAHVVGYVGRVSERDIAEAETPDPLLQTPQFQIGKIGAERQLEGVLRGRAGARRVEQNAAGRIMRELGRTESSPGADVQLTIDAGLQNFTQARLGSESASAVVMDVRNGDIVAAVSSPSYDPNLFVEGISVPDYAALRDNDHRPLHNKIVQGLYPPGSTFKMVTLLAAMEAGEVNRGDTVYCGGHTTVSNRRFHCWKRGGHGWVDIAKSLRESCDVFFYEMAQRAGIERMARIARKLGLGVAHDLEMTSVSEGLIPDRQWKRARRGEEWVIGDSLNASIGQGFVLASPLQLAVMTARIASGLEINPRLVRSVDGIGRPSGVVGPLDMPRSWLDGARDGMYQVINARGGTAGRSKFELDGVKWAGKTGTSQVRNITAAERARGVFRNEDLPWERRDHALFVGYAPYDDPKYSVSVVVEHGGGGSKAAAPVARDIMLYALSGGIPPLEAYPAGQREEMELLLAGLNLHPGLSRRAGKSEA; encoded by the coding sequence ATGAAACGTAACGCCCAGGACATGACGTTGTCTTCGCGACGGATCACGCGCCGCGCCCTGGTGATGGGTGGCGCGCAGCTGGGCTTTGGCGCACTTCTTTTCGGCCGGATGCGCCATCTGCAGGTCGACCAGGCGGACGAATTCCTTCTGCTGGCCGAGGAGAACCGCATCAAGGTGCGCCTGATCGCGCCGGCGCGCGGCGTGATCTACGACCGAAACGGCGTCGCGCTGGCCGGGAACGAGCAGATCTATCGCGTCAGCATGATCCGCGAGGATGCCGACGACGTCGATCAGGTGATCACCAACCTTCGCGGCCTCGTCCGCCTGGACGAGGAGGTGCTGCAGCGCGCGCTGCGCGAAATGGACCGCCGCCCGCACCAATCAGTTACCCTGGCCGACCGTTTGTCGTGGGAGGATTTGTCGACGATCGCCGTGAACGTGCCGGCCCTTCCCGGCATCACGCCCGAGGTGGGGTTGAGCCGGGTCTATCCGTTGGGTCGCGATTATGCCCATGTGGTCGGATATGTCGGCCGGGTGTCCGAACGCGACATCGCCGAGGCGGAGACGCCGGACCCCCTGCTGCAGACGCCGCAGTTCCAGATCGGCAAGATCGGGGCCGAGCGGCAGCTGGAGGGTGTTCTGCGCGGCAGGGCCGGTGCGCGCCGGGTGGAACAGAACGCGGCCGGACGCATCATGCGCGAACTGGGCCGCACCGAGAGCAGCCCCGGCGCGGATGTGCAACTGACGATCGACGCGGGGCTCCAGAACTTCACGCAGGCCCGGCTGGGTAGCGAAAGCGCGTCGGCCGTGGTGATGGACGTGCGCAATGGCGACATCGTGGCCGCCGTCAGCAGCCCCAGCTACGACCCCAACCTGTTCGTCGAGGGCATCAGCGTGCCCGATTATGCCGCCCTGCGCGACAACGACCACCGGCCCCTGCACAACAAGATCGTGCAGGGGCTGTACCCGCCGGGATCGACCTTCAAGATGGTCACGCTGTTGGCCGCGATGGAGGCCGGAGAGGTCAACCGCGGCGACACGGTCTATTGCGGCGGGCACACGACCGTCTCCAACCGGCGGTTCCATTGCTGGAAGCGTGGCGGGCATGGCTGGGTCGACATCGCCAAATCCCTGCGCGAAAGCTGTGACGTCTTCTTCTACGAGATGGCGCAGCGGGCCGGCATCGAACGGATGGCCCGGATCGCGCGCAAGCTGGGCCTGGGCGTGGCACATGATCTGGAGATGACGTCGGTCAGCGAGGGCCTGATCCCCGACCGCCAGTGGAAGCGTGCGCGCCGAGGCGAGGAATGGGTGATCGGCGACAGCCTGAACGCATCGATCGGGCAGGGCTTCGTGCTGGCTTCGCCGCTGCAACTCGCCGTCATGACCGCACGTATCGCCAGCGGATTGGAGATCAACCCCCGGCTGGTGCGGTCGGTGGACGGCATCGGGCGACCCTCGGGCGTCGTCGGACCGCTCGACATGCCGCGCAGTTGGCTCGATGGCGCCCGCGACGGCATGTACCAGGTTATCAATGCCCGTGGCGGGACGGCCGGACGGTCCAAGTTCGAGCTGGACGGCGTCAAATGGGCGGGCAAGACCGGCACCAGTCAGGTTCGCAACATCACCGCGGCCGAACGCGCCCGCGGCGTCTTTCGCAACGAGGACCTGCCTTGGGAGCGTCGCGACCATGCGCTGTTCGTCGGCTACGCGCCCTATGACGACCCGAAATACTCGGTCTCGGTCGTGGTCGAACATGGCGGCGGCGGGTCCAAGGCCGCCGCACCCGTCGCGCGCGACATCATGCTCTATGCGCTCAGCGGCGGCATCCCCCCGCTGGAGGCCTATCCCGCCGGCCAACGCGAGGAGATGGAGCTGCTTCTGGCGGGGCTGAACCTGCATCCCGGGCTGTCCCGCCGGGCGGGAAAGTCCGAAGCGTGA
- a CDS encoding rod shape-determining protein MreD, with translation MKTRSVWTYRLIFAALAAAILFFALLPFGSGPGAIPGPELTVCLIAAWALRRPDYVPVWLLVLMLLLDDFLLMRPLGLWTLIVLLMSEYLRRRVDHAEALPFWSEVALVSGCIAAAFVANHLALVLLLAETPPLLGQALHALATIVFYPPTAIFSQLIGVRRLAPGELDSLGTRA, from the coding sequence ATGAAGACCCGTTCGGTCTGGACCTATCGCCTGATTTTCGCGGCCCTGGCGGCGGCGATCCTTTTCTTCGCCCTTCTGCCGTTCGGCTCGGGTCCGGGTGCCATTCCTGGCCCGGAGCTTACCGTTTGCCTGATCGCGGCCTGGGCCCTGCGCCGGCCCGATTACGTGCCGGTCTGGCTGCTGGTGCTGATGCTGTTGCTGGACGATTTTCTGCTGATGCGGCCGCTGGGGCTCTGGACGCTGATCGTCTTGCTGATGAGCGAGTATCTGCGTCGCCGCGTCGACCATGCCGAGGCCCTGCCGTTCTGGTCGGAGGTGGCGCTCGTCTCGGGTTGCATCGCCGCGGCTTTCGTGGCGAACCATCTGGCGCTCGTGCTGCTTCTCGCCGAGACGCCGCCGCTTCTCGGACAGGCCTTGCATGCATTGGCGACGATTGTGTTTTACCCCCCGACGGCGATATTCTCGCAGTTGATCGGGGTCAGGCGGCTCGCCCCCGGCGAGTTGGACAGCCTCGGCACGCGTGCCTGA
- the mreC gene encoding rod shape-determining protein MreC yields MARGRSGDDIYARPLRRLLVTLTCILLVGLVLLWRIDNPRAERIRAALVDRVVPNVEWALAPVTWTGRLIEDFEGYARVYEQNQELRRELQRMQVFREAAIQLEQENARLLDLNQVRLSPDLTYVTGVVLTDSGSPFRRSVLLNIGASDGIQDGWAAMDGLGLVGRISGVGENTSRVLLLTDGNSRIPVTIQPSGKRAILAGDTTAAPVLDFVENPEDVQAGDRIVSSGDGGVFPPDLTVGQVVKGRDGRLRVLLAAEISRLEFLRVLRSREATEIGTTGTLLPSRTGPMQGPPPPPDRDG; encoded by the coding sequence ATGGCACGCGGGCGCTCGGGGGACGATATCTATGCCCGTCCGCTGAGGCGGCTGCTGGTGACGCTGACCTGCATTCTGCTGGTGGGCCTGGTCCTGCTGTGGCGCATCGACAACCCGCGGGCCGAACGCATCCGCGCGGCCCTGGTCGACCGCGTGGTGCCGAACGTCGAATGGGCCCTCGCGCCGGTCACCTGGACGGGACGCCTGATCGAGGATTTCGAAGGCTACGCCCGCGTCTACGAGCAGAACCAGGAGTTGCGTCGCGAGTTGCAGCGCATGCAGGTCTTCCGCGAGGCCGCCATCCAGCTGGAGCAGGAGAACGCCCGGCTGCTCGACCTCAACCAGGTGCGGCTGTCACCGGACCTGACCTATGTCACGGGCGTCGTGCTGACCGACTCCGGGTCGCCCTTCCGTCGTTCGGTGCTGCTCAACATCGGGGCCAGCGACGGCATCCAGGACGGCTGGGCGGCGATGGACGGGTTGGGGCTGGTCGGGCGGATCTCGGGCGTGGGCGAGAACACCAGCCGCGTGCTGCTGCTGACCGACGGCAACAGCCGGATCCCGGTGACGATCCAGCCATCCGGCAAGCGCGCGATCCTGGCCGGCGACACGACTGCGGCGCCCGTTCTCGATTTCGTCGAGAACCCCGAGGACGTGCAGGCCGGCGACCGGATCGTCAGCTCCGGAGATGGCGGGGTGTTCCCGCCGGACCTGACCGTGGGGCAGGTCGTCAAGGGGCGCGATGGGCGCCTGCGGGTCCTGTTGGCGGCCGAGATCTCGCGGCTCGAGTTCCTTCGCGTCCTGCGCAGCCGCGAGGCGACCGAGATCGGCACGACCGGCACGCTGCTGCCGTCCCGGACCGGACCGATGCAAGGGCCACCCCCGCCGCCCGACCGGGACGGTTGA
- a CDS encoding rod shape-determining protein, giving the protein MSIFGSLFSSDMAIDLGTANTLVYVKGKGIVLNEPSVVAYHMKNGRKEVLAVGEDAKLMLGRTPGSIEAIRPMREGVIADFDTAEEMIKHFIRKVHKRSTFTKPKIIVCVPHGATPVEKRAIRQSVLGAGARKAGLIAEPIAAAIGAGMPITDPTGSMVVDIGGGTTEVAVMSLADIVYARSVRVGGDRMDEALISYLRRHQNLLVGESTAERIKKEIGTARMPENGRGEVMQIRGRDLLNGVPKETEVSQAQVAEALAEPVQQICEAVMTALESTPPDLAADIVDRGVMLTGGGALLGELDLALREQTGLSISVADESLNCVALGTGKALEYERQLSHVIDYDS; this is encoded by the coding sequence ATGTCTATCTTCGGATCGCTGTTCAGCAGCGACATGGCCATCGACCTCGGGACGGCGAACACGCTGGTCTACGTGAAGGGCAAGGGGATCGTGCTGAACGAACCTTCGGTCGTCGCCTACCACATGAAGAACGGCCGCAAGGAAGTGCTGGCCGTGGGCGAGGATGCCAAGCTGATGCTGGGGCGCACCCCCGGCTCGATCGAGGCGATCCGGCCCATGCGCGAAGGCGTGATCGCCGATTTCGATACCGCCGAGGAGATGATCAAGCATTTCATCCGCAAGGTGCACAAGCGGTCGACCTTCACCAAGCCCAAGATCATCGTCTGCGTCCCCCATGGCGCGACACCGGTGGAAAAGCGCGCCATCCGCCAGTCGGTGCTGGGCGCGGGCGCGCGCAAGGCGGGCCTGATCGCCGAGCCCATCGCGGCGGCCATCGGGGCCGGCATGCCGATCACCGATCCGACCGGCAGCATGGTGGTCGATATCGGGGGCGGCACGACCGAAGTGGCCGTGATGTCGCTGGCCGATATCGTCTATGCCCGTTCGGTGCGCGTGGGCGGCGACCGGATGGACGAGGCGCTGATTTCCTACCTGCGGCGGCATCAGAACCTGCTGGTGGGCGAGTCCACGGCCGAGCGCATCAAGAAGGAGATCGGCACCGCACGGATGCCCGAGAACGGGCGTGGCGAGGTGATGCAGATCCGCGGCCGCGACCTGCTGAACGGCGTGCCCAAGGAGACCGAGGTCTCTCAGGCCCAGGTCGCCGAGGCGCTGGCCGAACCGGTGCAGCAGATCTGCGAGGCGGTGATGACCGCGCTGGAATCCACGCCGCCGGACCTGGCCGCCGACATCGTCGACCGGGGCGTCATGCTGACCGGCGGCGGCGCGCTGCTGGGGGAGTTGGACCTTGCGCTGCGCGAGCAGACCGGGCTGAGCATCTCCGTCGCCGACGAGAGCCTGAATTGCGTGGCGCTCGGCACCGGCAAGGCGCTGGAATACGAGCGCCAGCTGAGCCACGTCATCGACTACGACAGCTAG
- a CDS encoding 2-isopropylmalate synthase — MTQTNPDKVVIFDTTLRDGEQSPGATMTHDEKLEIAGMLDEMGVDIIEAGFPIASEGDFAAVSDIARDARQATICGLARANPRDIDRCWEAVKHARSPRIHTFIGTSPLHRDMHGLSEDAMAERIHEAVTHARNLCENVQWSSMDATRTEWDYLRRTVDIAIRAGATTINIPDTVGYTAPVESADLIRRLIAEVEGAEDVVFATHCHNDLGMATANSLAAVEGGARQIECTINGLGERAGNTALEEVVMAMKVRHDIMPYATGIDTTKLMAISRRVAGVSGFPVQFNKAIVGKNAFAHESGIHQDGMLKNPETFEIMRPEDVGLNATSLVMGKHSGRAALRSKMAELGYDLADNQLSDVFVRFKALADRKKEVYDDDLIALMQDEERSGEDRIKVVRLRVVCGTDGPQVAELTLSIDDEEKSAQATGDGPVDAAFNAVKALVDHRAKLQLYQVSAVTEGTDAQATVTVRMEEDGRIVSGQSADTDTVVASVRAYVNALNRLMVRREKGGHDGREISYKDVG; from the coding sequence ATGACACAGACAAATCCCGACAAGGTCGTCATCTTCGACACCACCCTGCGCGACGGCGAGCAATCGCCCGGCGCGACCATGACGCATGACGAGAAGCTGGAGATCGCCGGCATGCTCGACGAGATGGGCGTCGACATCATCGAGGCGGGGTTTCCCATCGCCTCCGAAGGCGATTTCGCCGCCGTCTCGGACATCGCAAGGGATGCACGGCAGGCGACGATCTGCGGGCTGGCCCGTGCCAACCCGCGCGACATCGACCGCTGCTGGGAGGCCGTGAAGCACGCCCGGTCGCCACGCATCCATACCTTCATCGGCACCTCGCCGCTGCATCGCGATATGCATGGCCTGTCCGAGGACGCCATGGCCGAGCGTATCCACGAGGCCGTCACCCATGCCCGCAACCTGTGCGAAAACGTGCAGTGGTCGTCGATGGACGCGACGCGGACCGAGTGGGACTATCTGCGCCGCACCGTCGATATCGCGATCCGCGCGGGCGCCACGACGATCAACATTCCCGACACCGTCGGCTATACCGCCCCGGTCGAAAGCGCGGACCTGATCCGCCGCCTGATCGCCGAGGTCGAGGGGGCGGAGGACGTGGTGTTCGCCACGCATTGCCACAACGACCTGGGCATGGCGACGGCCAACAGCCTCGCCGCGGTCGAGGGGGGCGCGCGTCAGATCGAATGCACGATCAACGGGCTGGGTGAGCGTGCCGGCAACACGGCGCTGGAGGAGGTGGTGATGGCAATGAAGGTGCGCCACGACATCATGCCCTATGCCACCGGGATCGATACGACCAAGCTGATGGCGATCTCGCGCCGGGTCGCGGGCGTGTCGGGCTTTCCGGTGCAGTTCAACAAGGCCATCGTCGGCAAGAACGCCTTCGCCCACGAGAGTGGCATCCATCAGGACGGCATGCTGAAGAACCCCGAGACGTTCGAGATCATGCGGCCCGAGGATGTCGGCCTGAACGCCACTTCGCTGGTCATGGGCAAGCATTCGGGCCGGGCCGCGCTGCGCTCGAAGATGGCCGAGCTGGGATACGACCTGGCCGACAATCAGCTGTCGGACGTGTTCGTGCGGTTCAAGGCATTGGCCGACCGCAAGAAGGAGGTCTACGACGACGACCTGATCGCGCTGATGCAGGACGAGGAGCGTTCCGGCGAAGACCGCATCAAGGTCGTTCGCCTACGCGTGGTCTGCGGCACCGACGGCCCGCAGGTGGCGGAGCTGACGCTATCGATCGACGACGAGGAGAAATCCGCGCAGGCCACCGGCGACGGCCCCGTCGATGCGGCCTTCAACGCGGTCAAGGCGCTGGTCGACCACCGTGCGAAATTGCAGCTGTATCAGGTGAGCGCCGTGACCGAGGGAACGGACGCCCAAGCCACCGTCACCGTCCGGATGGAGGAGGACGGCCGCATCGTCTCCGGCCAGTCGGCGGACACCGACACGGTGGTCGCCAGCGTGCGGGCCTATGTGAACGCGCTCAACCGTCTGATGGTCCGCCGCGAAAAGGGCGGCCACGACGGGCGCGAGATCAGCTACAAGGATGTCGGCTGA